Proteins co-encoded in one Setaria viridis chromosome 9, Setaria_viridis_v4.0, whole genome shotgun sequence genomic window:
- the LOC117838100 gene encoding uncharacterized protein produces MLPRCRRRRVLPLLSQCSPLHRHGTVAKFRTPPRRSAHGDIRTSSGDSLALARRRGITAGRAPFELPFQCSLIRLHGTVAEAHDPPRQPTREGIRSASENPAAPKQQRGGAATRAETPNREDAVSYAANISRHLQQRDLLGAEALFRAAPAAARGLYLDTVMLDGYIKAGRVDRARELFDGMPMKNVVAWTCMVYGYCRTGRVHEARQLFDVMPDPNVVSWTAMVQGYASNGMLKEAREVFDRMPERNVVAWTVMVKAYADSGQIQEAWELFDRMPKRNTYSWNAMISGFLSAGKVDEAVQLFETMPHRNVISWTIMVTGLAKNGFACRAREFFDMMPKKDTAAWNAMITAYANNDQLNEAQRLFDSMLAKDLVTWNTIIEAYSKTKRKDEAVNIFLLMRRSAVSPNICTLISILVMLESTMEVKQIHGLVVTLGLLSETDLGNALLTMYSRSGDLLSAQLTFKRLEVKDTITWTSIMQAFANHGCGYHALQGFAQMLRHGYKPSSTTFTSILSACSHVGLVEKGRKIFKSIYHGYGIEPSIEHYSCLVDLLGRAGYVREAKELVDSMPQGMRDEAILGTLLGACVTHKEVEVAREVGEDLVRFEPSDSGRYTLLANVFASHGMWDETANVWKIMKGSKSKKAPGFSQIEANMRNHVFYSRDQEHPQCAEIYEMLNDTVVPQMKGSSCVGFWEPTLQSDPTIYQA; encoded by the coding sequence ATGCTTCCccgttgccggcgccggcgcgtcctccctctcctctcccaaTGCTCGCCGCTCCACCGGCACGGCACCGTCGCTAAGTTCCGCACGCCTCCACGACGAAGCGCCCATGGAGACATCCGTACTAGCAGCGGCGACTCGCTCGCcctcgcgcggcggcgcggcatcaCCGCTGGCCGCGCCCCGTTCGAGCTGCCCTTCCAGTGCTCGCTCATCCGCCTCCATGGCACCGTTGCGGAGGCCCATGACCCGCCGCGGCAACCCACCCGAGAAGGCATCCGTTCGGCCAGCGAAAACCCCGCCGCACCCaagcagcagcgcggcggcgcggccactcGCGCCGAAACGCCAAACCGGGAGGATGCCGTCTCCTACGCCGCCAACATCAGCCGCCACCTCCAGCAACGTGACCTGCTGGGCGCGGAGGCGCTCTTCCGCGCGGCGCCCGCGGCTGCTCGGGGGCTTTACCTGGATACCGTTATGCTCGACGGGTACATCAAGGCTGGGCGTGTCGACCGCGCGCGCGAGCTATTCGACGGAATGCCGATGAAGAACGTCGTCGCGTGGACCTGCATGGTCTATGGGTACTGCCGCACCGGCCGTGTTCACGAAGCGCGCCAGTTGTTTGATGTGATGCCTGATCCAAATGTTGTTTCGTGGACGGCGATGGTGCAGGGGTACGCAAGCAATGGGATGCTCAAGGAAGCCAGGGAGGTGTTTGATCGAATGCCTGAGAGGAATGTGGTCGCTTGGACAGTCATGGTTAAGGCCTACGCTGACAGTGGTCAGATTCAAGAGGCATGGGAACTGTTCGATAGGATGCCCAAGAGGAACACATATTCTTGGAATGCCATGATTTCCGGTTTTCTCAGCGCTGGAAAAGTGGATGAAGCAGTTCAATTGTTTGAGACAATGCCGCACAGGAATGTGATTTCTTGGACTATAATGGTCACTGGCTTGGCAAAGAATGGTTTTGCGTGCAGGGCAAGAGAGTTCTTTGATATGATGCCAAAAAAGGATACTGCGGCATGGAATGCGATGATTACTGCTTATGCCAACAATGACCAGCTGAATGAGGCCCAGAGATTATTCGATTCGATGCTTGCAAAAGACCTGGTGACCTGGAATACCATTATCGAGGCGTATTCCAAGACCAAGCGTAAGGATGAAGCCGTAAACATATTTCTTCTTATGCGACGCTCAGCGGTATCTCCTAACATCTGTACATTAATTAGTATCCTAGTTATGCTTGAGAGCACAATGGAAGTTAAGCAAATCCATGGCTTGGTTGTCACACTTGGACTCCTGTCAGAAACTGATTTAGGAAATGCCTTGCTCACAATGTACTCAAGAAGTGGAGATCTGCTTTCTGCTCAGCTCACTTTTAAGAGATTGGAAGTGAAGGATACCATAACATGGACGTCGATAATGCAAGCTTTTGCGAACCATGGCTGTGGTTACCATGCCTTACAGGGCTTTGCTCAGATGTTGAGGCATGGGTATAAGCCCAGTTCAACTACCTTTACATCCATTCTGTCAGCTTGTAGCCATGTTGGCTTGGTCGAGAAAGGCCGCAAGATTTTCAAATCAATTTACCATGGCTACGGAATAGAGCCAAGCATTGAGCACTACTCTTGCCTTGTTGACCTTCTAGGTCGAGCAGGGTATGTTAGGGAGGCCAAGGAACTTGTCGACAGTATGCCACAGGGCATGCGTGATGAAGCCATTCTTGGGACGCTACTAGGAGCCTGTGTGACGCATAAAGAGGTAGAGGTAGCAAGAGAAGTGGGTGAGGATCTTGTCAGATTCGAACCCTCTGATTCAGGACGCTACACGCTTCTGGCCAATGTATTTGCGTCACATGGAATGTGGGATGAGACAGCAAATGTGTGGAAGATCATGAAGGGCAGTAAGTCGAAGAAGGCGCCTGGTTTTAGTCAGATTGAGGCGAACATGAGGAATCATGTGTTCTACTCTAGGGATCAAGAGCATCCACAATGTGCTGAAATATATGAGATGCTGAATGACACGGTTGTTCCTCAGATGAAGGGTTCATCATGCGTGGGATTCTGGGAACCGACTCTCCAGTCTGATCCAACTATTTACCAGGCATAG
- the LOC117838106 gene encoding ankyrin repeat domain-containing protein 2A translates to MAAQEEKTATVKTEEPSPAEEQQPAAGATRRAGPSAPANPFDFSTMMNLLNDPSIKEMAEQIAKDPAFTQMAEQLQKTVVSPRQAPAAKQAVPQAAAALDPQKYVATMQQLMQNPQFVAMAERLGSALMQDPAMATMLGGLTNPAHKEQLEARIARMKEDPTLKPILDEIETGGPAAMMKYWNDPEALQKFGRAMGVGPSSEAAGAEHDEAEEEAGEEEGEYEESSIIHHTASVGDVEGLKKALEDGVDKDEEDSEGRRGLHFACGYGELKCAQVLLDAGAAVDAVDKNNNTALHYAAGYGRKDCVALLLESGAAVTLQNLDGKTPIDVAKLNNQEDVLKLLEKHAFV, encoded by the exons ATGGCTGCTCAAG AGGAGAAGACTGCTACGGTCAAGACAGAGGAGCCTTcgccggcggaggagcagcagccagcagcaggGGCGACGCGCAGGGCCgggccgtcggcgccggccaACCCCTTCGACTTCTCCACCATGATGAACCTCCTTAAT GACCCGAGCATCAAGGAGATGGCGGAGCAGATCGCCAAGGACCCGGCGTTCACGCAGATGGCGGAGCAGCTGCAGAAGACGGTGGTGTCCCCGCggcaggcgccggcggcgaagcaGGCGgtgccccaggcggcggcggcgctggacccGCAGAAGTACGTGGCGACGATGCAGCAGCTGATGCAGAACCCGCAGTTCGTGGCGATGGCGGAGCGGCTGGGCAGCGCGCTGATGCAGGACCCGGCCATGGCGACGATGCTGGGCGGGCTCACCAACCCGGCGCACAAGGAGCAGCTCGAGGCTCGCATCGCGCGCATGAAGGAGGACCCCACGCTCAAGCCCATCCTCGACGAGATCGAGACCGGCGGCCCCGCTGCCATGATGAA GTACTGGAACGACCCCGAGGCTCTGCAGAAGTTCGGGCGGGCGATGGGTGTCGGCCCATCGAgcgaggccgccggcgcggagcacgacgaggccgaggaagaggccggcgaggaggaaggcgaGTACGAGGAGTCGTCCATCATCCACCACACTGCGAGCGTCGGCGACGTCGAG GGCCTgaagaaggcgctggaggaTGGCGTGGACAAAGACGAGGAGGACTCGGAAGGCCGTAGAGGCCTGCACTTCGCGTGCGGGTACGGCGAGCTCAAGTGCGCGCAGGTGCTCCTggacgccggcgcggcggtggacgcGGTGGACAAGAACAATAACACCGCGCTGCACTACGCCGCCGGCTACGGCCGCAAGGACTGCGTCGCCCTCCTGCTCGAGAGCGGCGCCGCCGT GACGCTGCAGAACCTGGACGGGAAGACGCCCATCGACGTGGCCAAGCTCAACAACCAGGAGGACGTCCTCAAGCTGCTCGAGAAGCACGCCTTTGTAtag
- the LOC117836764 gene encoding uncharacterized protein — MARLHNHITYFPRPSESPSSVRGEEGAASPARPVRQLLPATSPLPVRRSTPATAMILRRLHLHGSISRRSLASAAAATLRGTAPRTLPSPELLRRLHDSAGDGASSESEHARKQGPLTLYRNLVSQGRLTHDSYQENVASELDNLLRRLQQYEMEMEDYHAKLYMWENSREKERRRLLVEEAEDKQRDGVWIDEERGFLDKLVTRRRRGSIEPGVGKWVSYLNREKKLDKLVGQRPIAPVAPKGLYLYGNVGSGKTMLMDMFYGATEGVIKHRRRFHFHEAMLEIHDHMHDVWKRRDDDKSVQTSAFSWISSLPFDAKIKEWLIGEEKYKQGTQQKHILLAVADKFLVDRQANKTGASILCFDEIQTIDVFAVVALSGILSRLLSTGTVLVATSNKAPEDLNQDGMQRDIFLELLSKLDENCNKILVGTEKDYRRLIPTEGSTQVHYFWPVTSDTCRMYEAMWHDITNQTGGNIISVTIPVMFGRSIEIPQSCNGVARFDFEYLCGRPVGAADYIAIARNYHTIFISEIPAMSMKIRDKARRFITLIDELYNHHCRLVCLAASSIDDLFQGTEEGPLFDLESFQFETEAEGTKLRRDVLAEGNVGMRPSTSGLVAILSGQEEMFAFRRAISRLIEMQTPLYLERVQHAHPSFQLQGPAVASNNRARVSQSAPSV, encoded by the exons ATGGCCCGTTTACATAATCACATTACCTACTTTCCCAGGCCCAGCGAGAGCCCAAGCAGCGTCCGCGGTGAGGAAGGGGCCGCGTCACCCGCCCGTCCCGTCCGTCAGTTACTACCCGCCACCTCTCCCCTCCCCGTCCGCCGCTCcactccggcgacggcgatgatACTCCGCCGCCTACATCTACATGGCTCCATCTCCCGCCGATCCCTCGcgtccgctgccgccgccactctCCGCGGCACCGCCCCGCGCACCTTGCCTTCCCCGGAGCTCCTCCGTCGCCTCCACGACTCTGCGGGAGACGGCGCCTCCTCGGAGTCGGAGCACGCCCGCAAGCAAG GTCCTCTTACGCTCTACAGGAATCTAGTAAGCCAAGGGAGACTCACCCATGACAGTTACCAGGAAAATGTAGCTTCCGAGTTAGACAACTTACTCAGAAGACTCCAACAGTATGAGATGGAAATGGAGGATTACCAT GCAAAGCTGTACATGTGGGAGAATAGCAGGGAGAAAGAGAGGCGAAGGCTTCTCGTTGAAGAAGCTGAAGATAAGCAGCGTGATGGTGTATGGATAGATGAGGAAAGGGGATTTCTTGATAAATTGGTTACACG gagaagaagaggaagcataGAACCTGGAGTTGGTAAGTGGGTATCGTACCTGAACCGAGAGAAGAAACTAGATAAACTGGTGGGCCAGAGACCAATCGCTCCTGTTGCTCCTAAAGGATTGTATCTCTATGGAAATGTTGGAAGTG GGAAGACAATGTTGATGGACATGTTCTATGGGGCCACTGAAGGTGTTATCAAGCACAGGAGGAGGTTTCACTTTCATGAG GCCATGCTTGAAATACATGATCATATGCATGATGTATGGAAGAGACGTGATGATGACAAGTCTGTTCAGACAAGTGCTTTCAGCTGGATATCAAGCCTTCCTTTTGATGCAAAAATTAAGGAGTGGCTGATCGGAGAAGAGAAGTACAAACAAGGGACACAGCAAAAGCATATCCTTTTGGCTGTTGCTGACAAGTTTCTGGTTGATAGACAAGCAAATAAAACTGGAGCAAGCATTCTATGCTTTGATGAGATACAG ACTATCGATGTATTTGCAGTTGTGGCCCTGTCTGGCATTCTAAGCAGATTGCTAAGCACAGGAACCGTACTTGTAGCAACCAGTAATAAAGCACCTGAAGATCTGAATCAG GATGGGATGCAAAGGGACATCTTCCTTGAGTTATTATCAAAACTGGATGAGAACTGCAATAAGATTCTTGTGGGAACTGAAAAGGATTATCGTCGCCTAATTCCAACAGAAGGCTCAACTCAG GTTCACTATTTTTGGCCTGTCACTTCTGACACTTGCCGCATGTATGAGGCTATGTGGCATGACATAACTAACCAAACAGGAGGAAACATTATTTCTGTCACCATTCCTGTAATGTTTGGGAG GTCTATTGAGATTCCTCAAAGCTGTAATGGTGTGGCAAGATTTGACTTCGAGTATCTATGTGGACGCCCA GTTGGAGCTGCAGATTATATAGCAATAGCCAGGAACTACCATACTATTTTCATATCAGAAATTCCAGCTATGAGTATGAAGATCCGTGACAAG GCAAGAAGGTTTATCACCCTTATCGATGAGCTGTACAATCATCACTGCCGTCTTGTATGTCTAGCTGCCTCATCCATTGATGATCTTTTCCAAGGAACTGAGGAAGGACCTCTTTTTGATTTAGAGAG TTTTCAGTTTGAAACTGAGGCCGAAGGAACAAAGCTAAGAAGGGACGTTTTAGCAGAAGGCAATGTTGGCATGAGGCCTTCTACTAGTGGGCTTGTGGCAAtattgtctggtcaagaagaGATGTTTGCGTTCCGCAGGGCG ATATCCCGGCTTATCGAGATGCAGACACCACTGTATCTGGAGCGTGTGCAGCATGCTCATCCCTCCTTCCAACTGCAGGGTCCTGCTGTAGCAAGCAACAATAGAGCCCGTGTTTCTCAGTCGGCTCCATCGGTCTGA
- the LOC117838107 gene encoding uncharacterized protein — MDNLWHLGDELRGQPKVVEDRQWSLMTSKLAEITKSKGERMNDLDYARMNTVPEVKQWDKMQYHHDEPRMDHINLGLMNLDLKMNDLKMNEAALKNPFRNMGYNMNPMYPKGNNANVNAFKMNVGVNKYSNSPNVKEAIGKNNGANNNGSNSNGNANNNSAVDKRFKTLPTSEMLPRNEVLGGYIFVCNNDTMQEDLKRQLFGLPARYRDSVRAITPGLPLFLYNYTTHQLHGVFEAASFGGSNIDPTAWEDKKCKGESRFPAQVRIRIRKLCKPLEEDSFRPVLHHYDGPKFRLELSIAETLSLLDLCEKEGI, encoded by the exons ATGGACAACCTGTGGCATCTTGGAGATGAGCTCCGTGGCCAGCCAAAGGTAGTGGAGGACCGCCAGTGGTCTCTCATGACCTCCAAGCTCGCTGAGATCACCAAGTCCAAGGGCGAGAGGATGAACGACCTTGACTATGCGCGGATGAACACCGTCCCTGAGGTCAAGCAGTGGGATAAGATGCAGTATCACCATGATGAACCCAGGATGGATCACATCAATCTTGGCCTCATGAACCTGGATCTGAAGATGAATGATCTGAAGATGAACGAGGCTGCCCTCAAGAACCCTTTCCGCAACATGGGTTATAACATGAACCCAATGTACCCCAAGGGGAACAATGCCAATGTCAATGCATTCAAGATGAATGTTGGGGTCAACAAGTACTCCAATAGTCCTAATGTGAAAGAGGCCATTGGAAAAAACAATGGTGCCAACAACAATGGAAGCAACAGCAATGGAAACGCTAACAACAATTCTGCTGTTGACAAGCGCTTCAAGACACTGCCAACGAGTGAGATGCTACCAAGGAATGAAGTCCTTGGTGGGTACATCTTTGTCTGCAACAATGATACCATGCAGGAGGATCTCAAGAGGCAGCTTTTTG GGTTGCCAGCAAGATATCGGGATTCAGTCCGAGCAATTACTCCTGGACTGCCTCTTTTCCTCTATAACTACACAACTCACCAGCTTCATGGAGTATTTGAG GCTGCCAGTTTTGGTGGGTCTAATATTGATCCCACTGCATGGGAGGATAAGAAGTGTAAAGGTGAATCCAGATTCCCAGCACAG GTGAGGATCCGCATTAGGAAGCTTTGCAAGCCATTGGAAGAGGATTCCTTCAGGCCAGTTTTGCACCACTACGATGGCCCAAAATTTCGCCTTGAGCTCTCCATCGCGGAG ACCTTGTCACTGCTAGACCTGTGCGAGAAGGAAGGCATCTGA
- the LOC117838105 gene encoding pantoate--beta-alanine ligase codes for MPAAAHEPEVIRDKAAMRAWSRRRRAEGKVVALVPTMGFLHDGHLSLVSAAVAAAAGPVAVVVSIYVNPSQFAPTEDLATYPSDFAGDLRKLAATGAVAAVFCPPDLYVRGGRPDASESGGAISCLEQGDGYGHETWIRVERLEKGLCGSSRPVFFRGVATVVAKLFNIVEPDIAVFGKKDYQQWRVICRMVHDLDFAIEIIGSEIVREADGLAMSSRNVHLSCEEREKALSISRSLVNARTAALNGNSHGQQIKDQIVQTLEEAGGQVDYVEIVEQESLTPVERIDRPAVICVAAWFGKVRLIDNIEIQPPS; via the exons atgccggcggcggcgcatgagCCGGAGGTGATCCGTGACAAGGCGGCGATGCGCGCGTGGtcacgccgccgtcgcgcggAGGGCAAGGTCGTCGCTCTCGTCCCCACCATGGGCTTCCTCCACGACGGCCACCTCTCGCTCGTCTCcgcagcggtggcggccgccgccggccccgtcgccgtcgtcgtctccatCTACGTCAATCCCAGCCAGTTCGCCCCCACCGAGGACCTCGCCACCTACCCCTCCGACTTCGCCGGGGACCTCCGCAAGCTCGCCGCCACTGGCGCCGTTGCCGCGGTTTTCTGCCCCCCGGACCTCTAcgtccgcggcggccgccccgaTGCCAGCGAGTCCGGGGGCGCGATCTCCTGCCTGGAGCAGGGCGATGGGTACGGGCACGAGACGTGGATTCGCGTGGAGCGGCTGGAGAAGGGGCTGTGCGGGAGCagcaggcccgtcttcttccgCGGCGTGGCTACCGTCGTCGCCAAGCTCTTCAACATCGTCGAGCCGGACATCGCGGTGTTCGGGAAGAAGGATTATCAACAGTGGCGCGTCATCTGCCGGATG GTTCATGATCTTGATTTTGCCATTGAGATTATTGGCTCAGAAATAGTGCGAGAAGCTGATGGTCTTGCCATGAGCTCCCGCAATGTGCACCTATCGTGTGAGGAAAGGGAAAAG GCATTATCCATCAGTAGATCACTGGTGAATGCTAGAACCGCTGCGCTGAATGGAAACAGTCATGGCCAACAAATAAAAGATCAAATAGTGCAGACACTTGAAGAAGCTGGCGGTCAGGTTGACTATGTTGAG ATTGTGGAGCAAGAGAGCTTGACGCCTGTTGAGAGGATCGATCGCCCTGCTGTGATTTGTGTCGCCGCATGGTTTGGGAAGGTGAGGTTGATTGACAACATCGAGATCCAGCCACCATCGTGA